Proteins encoded by one window of Candidatus Thermoplasmatota archaeon:
- a CDS encoding class I SAM-dependent methyltransferase, with the protein MRYMQKYPELYDALAEIIKQQCSISNPTIVDLGTGPGLLGPAIFKKIPQAKVVGVDPLQHMLVLAQHTNKLFSSFFPLLGKAEHLPLKTQSVDLVISRFSLPYWEHQQECFREIYRVLKPGGSIVFEVLNKDFSSVRLWFVRFHMMLRGASSMVIRYHLDAYKQAHTMDDIKKLLQPASFRNIQILGARKDWKFTVLAQK; encoded by the coding sequence ATGAGATACATGCAAAAATACCCTGAGTTATATGATGCTCTTGCAGAAATAATCAAACAACAGTGTTCAATCAGCAATCCAACCATAGTTGATCTTGGAACTGGCCCTGGCCTTCTTGGTCCAGCAATTTTTAAAAAAATTCCACAAGCAAAGGTAGTTGGTGTTGATCCTTTGCAGCATATGCTGGTGCTTGCACAACACACAAACAAATTGTTTTCTTCTTTTTTTCCATTGCTTGGAAAAGCAGAACATCTGCCTTTAAAAACTCAATCAGTTGATCTTGTTATCAGTCGTTTTAGTCTTCCTTATTGGGAGCATCAACAAGAATGCTTTCGAGAGATTTATCGGGTGTTAAAACCTGGAGGGAGTATTGTTTTCGAAGTGTTAAATAAGGATTTCTCTTCAGTACGCCTTTGGTTTGTTCGATTCCATATGATGCTCCGGGGTGCATCTAGCATGGTTATCAGGTATCATCTTGATGCATACAAACAGGCGCACACCATGGACGATATCAAAAAATTGCTCCAACCGGCATCCTTTCGGAATATTCAGATCCTGGGAGCAAGAAAAGATTGGAAATTTACGGTACTTGCTCAAAAATAA